One genomic segment of Hevea brasiliensis isolate MT/VB/25A 57/8 chromosome 3, ASM3005281v1, whole genome shotgun sequence includes these proteins:
- the LOC110634463 gene encoding NADH-ubiquinone oxidoreductase 20.9 kDa subunit, translating into MNTDITASTKPEYPVIDRNPPFTKVVGNFNFLDYCRFATITGVSVTVGYLSGIKPGIKGPSMVTGGLIGLMGGFMYAYQNSAGRLMGFFPNEGEVAQYQKHGFNK; encoded by the exons ATGAACACTGATATCACTGCATCCACGAAACCAGAGTACCCAGTGATAGATCGCAATCCgccattcactaaggttgtcggTAACTTCAACTTTCTCGATTACTGCCGTTTCGCCACCATCACAGGCGTCTCCGTCACCGTTGGCTACCTCTCTG GGATAAAGCCAGGTATAAAGGGACCGTCGATGGTTACTGGAGGATTGATAGGCCTTATGGGAGGTTTCATGTACGCTTATCAAAACTCCGCGGGTCGACTCATGGGGTTTTTCCCTAATGAGGGTGAGGTTGCTCAATACCAGAAACATGGTTTCAACAAGTAG